The sequence TAGTGTAAATGACATATCAAGAAATTTAGATATTGTAAACCAGTGACAGAACTGGGAAAGGTGGTTAAGCTGTCGCAATAACTGAGATATAATCTTCGCAAATTACAAAGACTAGTGACGGAATCAGGTAGTTCTTTGTTATCGGACGATGATATATTAAGGAACCTTAGACTTTTCAAAGATCCCATGCTTCAAGAATGTTTTGGACAGCGTCACACCCACTTAGTACCAACGTCTGCAAATTGTAAAGTTTACTGTAGTAATATTTATCATGCATCATACCATTAAGGTCTAAATCGGAAATTTGGATGTACCTTAAATGCTTTAACTTATTTGCAGCCGGATATGCAATCTCTGTACAGGCTTCAGCCATACGTCCAAAATATAGCACAcgcaatttcttgttgcttgagaACGTGCAACTCTTCAGATTGTTATTTGGTTCAAGGACGATAACTGTCCGCAACTTCTTCAATTGGCTCATGACTACGGAACATCTTGTTGATGAATCATCATCCGATATTAATTGTAAACGTCGTACATCAAAAATATTGGCCAACTCACTAACTTTGGAAACTGTACATTCACGATGCCCAACAACATCTAGTCCTAGATCATGGACAAGATCATGCATCTTCCACATAGTTATGTCATCTAATGCATTCTTTTCGACCACATCCAAAAATGAACTCCACACCAAACTATCAAAATATTCTTCTCCAATGTCTTCAATCGATCGCGCATTTTGAACATTGGATGATGTGCCCCAAGAATCCTTCTGCCATCCACAAATGAATCAAAGTTTCCCTTTTAATCTCCCAACCTTTAGGGAAGATGGAGCAATAAGAGAAACATTGTTTCAAATGAGGCGACAAGTTATCATAACTCAATTTTAGTATTGGTCGGATTTGGCTTTGACCTTCTTGCATATTCCAGACGTCGGATTCTCTAATTGACAACCACTCGCTTTCTTGATTTTTGGAGTGCATTAGACTTCCGAGGAATTTTGCTGCAAGTGGTAAACCACTACATTTTTTCGCTATCCCCTTTCCAATGTTTGTCATGGTTGGAGTCTTCGTCGCTCCACCCGGAGAAAAGGCTTTCTTCTCCATGATAGACCAACATTCATCTTCTTGTAATTTTTCCAACTGGTACGGACGAATGCTCCCTTTTACCACATCTGCAACCTGCATGTTACGTGTCGTAATCAATATTTTGCTCCCTTGAGCACCAACGAGCAACGGAATTTTGAGCCTCTCCCATTGCTGAATATTTTCGTTCCACAGATCGTCCAGTACTAGCAAAAATTTCTTCCCCTGGAGATTTGCTTGAACCTTGTTTACCAACAAATCGAAATTTGATACATTATCAAACTTACCAAGAGTGACGGATTCcataatttttattaagattttctccacatcaaaatctgaagataaaCAGACCCATATTCTTTGATCGAAGTATTTATTTACAACCTCATCTTTGTAAACGAGTTGAGCAAGGGTGGTCTTCCCAAGTCCACCCATCCCCACAATGGAGATTATTGAAACCTTTTCCGGAGAATGATAATTGACATCTGACGACAATGATTTATTCGCCTTTGTTAATATATCTACTATTTTAGCAGTATCATCCTTTCTTCCCAGTCTCATAATCGTTTATAAAGGATGCAGTTTGCCGACTTCTTTGCTCACTACTTTCACCATGAGTATCAACTGCTTTACCTTGCAACTGAAACCTGTGCATATCTTTAGTAATTTCATCTAATCTTCTGTTAATATTCTTAATTTTCTTAGACATTTTGAAAGCAAAAGCAAGTGGgttgttggaagatgaaacaAAATCGAGCAACTTATGCTTCAAGCGGTCCCCTCTTTCACATCGACGTATAGCTTCATAAGAGAATTCGTCAATCACATCATCAGCATCATGTTAAAGATAGAGACTCATCTGCTGAAGACTCTCAACCAAACAACTAGCATTCCGTGTATAAAGGAATGACCGAGTATTTTGCATCTTAGATTAGTCTCACGGGTCTTTAGTTTCAGTTAAACTAGCGTCTGTAGCTCATGAATAGGTTGATTAGTTATAACAACCTTTGTACTCTCTGATATAAATAACAAGTAGACTCCACAGTTCTAAGTGTGGAAGTCTTTCACCAAAATACAAATCCTAACTTGGTATCAGCCTTGATCCAAGCTACGCTTCCAaaaccaattcaaaaaaaaaactagaatgtCGACAACAACTCAGTTAAGAAACATACAGATCCATCATCTGGTAACTCTTAAGTTAACAGAAAACAACTACGCACTGTGGAAAATGCAGTTTAAACCAATTCTGAAGGGCCATGGACTAACTGGCTTCATTGATGGTTCAAAAACTATACCTCCTAGAACACTACCAGATTCTGATGCTGAAAATCCAGAGTTCACTGCATATGAAGAACAAGACTCTCTTTTGGTTGGGTGGCTGAACTCAACTCTTACTCCAGAATGTCTTGGGGTTGTACGTGATCTTAACACATCTAAGGAGGTATGGGATGCTCTGGAGGCAGAATATGCTCCAAAGACAAAGTTTCACCAGATGAATCTCAAAAAACAGTTACACAACTTAAGCAAAGGTAACAAATCTTTACGAGTCTTTTTAAATGAGGCTAAAGAACTATTTGCACAGCTTGCAACATCCGGATATACAGTCAGTGATGATGAAAAAAACAATCCATCAGCAATGGGTTGAATCAAGCATATGACTCGATTGTCTCCACCTTAGGCACATTGGAGAACCTGAGCATGGATCTGTTTTACTCCCATCTTCTAAACTTTGATATGTGTATCACACGTCAGCTTGAGGAAATACAACAACCAATTGCACATGTTGCTGCTTCTTCAACATCAGGAGGAAAACCTTaccaaaacaacaaccacaatccaAGTCAACGACcttttcattatcaacaaaatcAGTCTAAACCTCGCTTCAAGTCTCCTATGCAAAGCAACAACACTGCTGAGAAGTGTCAAATCTGCAAGAAGAAAGGACACCTTGGTGACAAATGCCGGTTCCGTTACAAACCAAGCACTAATATGCAGAAACCTCGGGCTGCATATATTGCTTTTCCTGAAGCTTCCTATGGCAATCAATGGGTCATTGATTCTGGTGCTACAAATCATCTCACAGCAGATATGACCAACTTGACAATCCCTCATGAATATTCAGGCACAGAACAAGTGTATGTGGGAAATGGTAATGCACTTAACATCACACATACTGGTAACGCATCTTTCACACATAACTCAAGGTTATTCTGTTTGAATAACATTTTTCATGTACCCAATATAAAGACAAACCTGTTATCAGTTTCTCAATTCTGCAAAGATAATGGTGTTTTCTTTGAGTTCCACTCTTATCATTTCTTTGTAAAGGACAAGACAACGGGAAAGCTGCTGCTGCGCGGACTGAATAGGAATGGATTGTACATTCTTGATGGCCTTACACAAGTCAGGAGACAAGGGTCTTCTCAAGCTCATGTTGCATCTTCCATGCCAACATGGCATCAACGTCTGGGTCATCCAATGCTCCGTACCGTGTCTAGCATTTGCAATAGGTTTTCACTTCCAGTTTCCAATAAGATGTTTACTTTCTGCAACTCTTGTCATGTTAGTAAGAGCAGAAAACTTTCTTTTTCTCTAAGCACTACATCTTATGATAAACCACTATCTTTGGTTGTTTCTGATATCTGGGTCTCCCCCAAACTATCCAGGTCTAGTTTTCGATATTACATGCTCATAATGGATGTTTATTCTCATTTCACTTGTGGTGTTTCCTTTAGTACAACGTTCTGATGCTTTgtctatttttattaattttcgaaaacaaattgaaaatctTACAGATCCTAGGATTAAGATTTTTCAGTATGACAATGCCTTAGATTATAAGAAGTTCACAAGGTATTTAAATGAATCTGGTATTCAACACCGATTCTCTTGTCCTCATACATCACCACAAAATGGAATAGCCGAAAGACGTATTCGCCATGTCACTGAATCTGGCCTTGCCCTTTTATTTCAAGCACATATGCCCTCTTTATTTTGGGCTGATGCGTTTGTCACTGCTTGTTATTTAATTAATCGCCTGCCTAAATTATCCTGTGAAGTTAAAACTCCTCTAGAACTCCTTTTTCATAAAGAACCATATTACAAGTTTTTAAAGGTTTTATCCTTGCCTCAGATATTATAACTCAAACAAGCTAGAACCTATATCATTCCCATGTGTCTTTATAGGTTATAGTAGTTCTCATAAGGGTTATGTTTGCTTACATAGAGAGACTGGTAGGATTTACATCACACGCCATGTAAGGTTTGAAGAACAGACGTTTCCATTCAGTCCAAAGCAGCAGTGTGTACCATTGCATAGTCCAGGTAATGTGCCTTCAGATACTTCATTTCTATATTCTCCTCATTTTACGCGTAGAAATTATCTTCCTACGCAACAGCATGTGGTATCTAATAGTGCAGACCAGCATCTGGGCATCTGCAATGATATGGCTAGTTTGGAACCTTCCATGGCATCTCCTACAACTTCTGCTTCACAACTGAATGGTCAAATTATCTCTGCTGCTGATTCTGTCACAAGTATGCCTTTTCATGACCGCTCTGAAGTAACTACTACAAATGCTGTATCCTCTACTCATCCTATGCAAACAAGGGAAAAATCTGGTATTAACAAGCCTGTTCAAAAATTGTGTTTGTCTGCATCTAAACATCCCCTCCATGATTCATATTTCATGGAACCTACATGTTACTCAGAAGCATGCAAACTTCCAGAATGGCGTGCAGCTATGGATAATCAAATAAATGCCCTCATCAGAAATGACACATATTCGATAGTTCCTTTTCAACCTGGCATGAATGTAGTTGGCTCAAAGTGGGTTTATCGAGTAAAACAAAACTCTGACGGGACTATTGATAAACGTAAGGCTCGACTGGTGGCGAAAGGTTTTAATCAACAGGAAGGGGTTGATTATGGAGAGACCTTTAGTCCTGTTATAAAACCATGTACTATACGTATGGTTCTTTCTATTGTTGTCATGAACAAGTGGCCATTGAAGCAACTAGATGTTGAGAATGCTTTCCTCCATGGTACTCTGGATGAGGAGGTCTATATGAAGCAACCGGCAGGGTATGTAGATGCTAATCGTCCAACTCATGTGTGTAAACTGCATAAGTCAttatatggtttaaagcaggcTCCACGTGCATGGTTTTCACGCCTCAGTAACTATCTGATGACACTTGGCTTTAAGGGTTCAGTTGCAGACACATCCTTGTTTGTCTGTAAAACCAAACTTTCAGTTACTTATGTGTTGATTTATGTGGATGACATTATTGTCACAGGGTCGGACTCTTCACGGGTTGCTCAACTCATTCAAGAACTAGGTAGGGAGTTTGCAATTAAAGACATGGGGGACCTTCATTTCTTTCTGGGTGTCGAGGTTATAAAGCAATCTGGTGGTGTAATTCTCACTCAGCGCAAGTATATAACAGATCTCCTCAAACGCACTAAATTGGATGGTGTAAAACCGGTGACGAGTCCATTGTCTTCTAGCTTAAAATTAAGGCAGACGGGCAGTGAAAAGTTTGCAGACTGCACCTTATATCGCAGCGTTGTTGGTGCTCTTCAATACCTCCATCTCACGAGGCCTGACATTTCTGTTGCTGTAAATAAGGTATGCCAGTATATGCACAATCCTTATGTTGAACATTGGGAGCAAGTAAAACGTATTCTTCGGTATCTGAAGCACACCGTAGATTATGGTCTTCATATTCGTCCTTCACGAGATTTTTCTTTGCATGGTTACTCGgatgctgattgggctggttgCCTAGATGACCGTAGATCCACTAGTGGTTACGGTATCTACTTTGGTGGCAATCTGATATCGTGGAGTGCCAGAAAACAAAAGACGGTCAGTAAATCCAGCACTGAGGCGGAATATCGAGGCATTGCCATTGCAACATCTGAAATTATCTGGATTGAATTTTTGCTTCGTGAACTTGGAATTCCTATCTCGCCTCCGGTACTGTGGTGTGATAATTTGGGCGCTACATACCTTACAGCTAATCCTGTCTTTCATGCTCGTACAAAGCATATCGAGATAGATTACCATTTTGTGAGGGAAAGGGTGGCTAGCAAACGTTTGATAGTGCAGTTCATCAGTTCACGGGATCAAATAGCTGACATTTTTACTAAAGGGCTACCTTCACCAAGATTTCAATTTTTACGTGGCAAGTTGCACATTCGTAAACTTGagtacaacttgagggggagtgttaaagATAGAGATTCATCTGCTGAAGACTCTCAACCAAACAACTAGCATTCCGTGTATAAAGGAATGACCGAGTATTTTGCATCTTAGATTAGTCTTACGGGTCTTTAGTTTCAGTTAAACTAGCGTCTGTAGCTCATGAATAGATTGATTAGTTATAACAACCTTTGTACTCTCTGATATAAATAACAAGTAGACTCCACAGTTCTAAGTGTGGAAGTCTTTCACCAAAATACAAATCCTAACTCATCATAAGCCACATCTTTGAGCCATCTCAACCTAAGTCTCACTGCTTCTTCGGTCACTTGCCT comes from Papaver somniferum cultivar HN1 chromosome 7, ASM357369v1, whole genome shotgun sequence and encodes:
- the LOC113294156 gene encoding putative disease resistance protein RGA3, which encodes MRLGRKDDTAKIVDILTKANKSLSSDVNYHSPEKVSIISIVGMGGLGKTTLAQLVYKDEVVNKYFDQRIWVCLSSDFDVEKILIKIMESVTLGKFDNVSNFDLLVNKVQANLQGKKFLLVLDDLWNENIQQWERLKIPLLVGAQGSKILITTRNMQVADVVKGSIRPYQLEKLQEDECWSIMEKKAFSPGGATKTPTMTNIGKGIAKKCSGLPLAAKFLGSLMHSKNQESEWLSIRESDKDSWGTSSNVQNARSIEDIGEEYFDSLVWSSFLDVVEKNALDDITMWKMHDLVHDLGLDVVGHRECTVSKVSELANIFDVRRLQLISDDDSSTRCSVVMSQLKKLRTVIVLEPNNNLKSCTFSSNKKLRVLYFGRMAEACTEIAYPAANKLKHLRYIQISDLDLNGMMHDKYYYSKLYNLQTLVLSGCDAVQNILEAWDL